A region of Pongo pygmaeus isolate AG05252 chromosome 15, NHGRI_mPonPyg2-v2.0_pri, whole genome shotgun sequence DNA encodes the following proteins:
- the SLC39A9 gene encoding zinc transporter ZIP9 isoform X3 encodes MLLVDQIGNSHVHSTDDPEAARSSNSKITTTLGLVVHAAADGVALGAAASTSQTSVQLIVFVAIMLHKAPAAFGLVSFLMHAGLERNRIRKHLLVFALAAPVMSMVTYLGLSKSSKEALSEVNATGVAMLFSAGTFLYVATVHVLPEVGGIGHSHKLDATGGRGLSRLEVAALVLGCLIPLILSVGHQH; translated from the exons ATGTTGCTGGTGGACCAGATTGGTAACTCCCATGTGCATTCTACTGACG ATCCAGAAGCAGCAAGGTCTAGCAATTCCAAAATCACCACCACGCTGGGTCTGGTCGTCCATGCTGCAG CCGATGGTGTTGCTTTGGGAGCAGCAGCGTCTACTTCACAGACTAGTGTCCAGTTAATTGTGTTTGTGGCAATCATGCTACATAAG GCACCAGCTGCTTTTGGACTGGTTTCCTTCTTGATGCATGCTGGCTTAGAGCGGAATCGAATCAGAAAGCACTTGCTGGTCTTTGCACTGGCAGCACCAGTTATGTCCATGGTGACATACTTAGGACTGAGTAAG AGCAGTAAAGAAGCCCTTTCAGAGGTGAACGCCACGGGAGTGGCCATGCTTTTCTCTGCCGGGACATTTCTTTATGTTGCCACAGTACATGTCCTCCCTGAGGTGGGCGGAATAGGGCACAGCCACAAGCTCGATGCCACGGGAGGGAGAGGCCTCAGCCGCCTGGAAGTGGCAGCCCTGGTTCTGGGTTGCCTCATCCCTCTCATCCTGTCAGTAGGACACCAGCATTAA